The genome window CccatgacatgtgaaccaggccgtAAGGTGCCTTCAGGGAGGCCTGTGTGGTTCCCCTCTTGTAGGCCCCGGAAGAAGGTCCTTCCTGGAGCAAGCTAACCAGGATCTTCTTCATTTTCCAGGGAGAGTCTTGAACAAGGAGCACAGCATTTCCCAATGGATACCTGGCCCTGGAGCAACGAAGAGGAGTCTCCCTTCAAAGGGTTGCCCCCCTTGCCTAAAGCTTTCAAGGAGCCCAGCTTGCCTCCATCTCCTCTGCCTGGGGAAGGAGAGCAGGAAGCGGTCAACGTGCTTGAGGGGCGCACCGCCAGCCTCCAAGACAAGATCACCTGGGTGCACAGGGAAATGGTGAGGTCCTCAAGCCGGggggagccaatgtggtgctctctggatgttgttgggctacaactcccatcatccctgaccgttggccacgctggctgggctgatgggagttggagtccaacacctatCCTCTGTGCAGTGAGAGCAGAAGGGGCCTTGGGAGATTTCGGGTTCTATCTGACTCGGCCATGGATGGGATCCCTTTAGCCCTCCAggggctgctgaactacaactcccatcattcctggtcattggctaggcttcctggggctgatgggagctgtagttcagcaacagctggcaggCCAAAGGATCTCCACCCCTGACCTAAGTAATACTcaaagtgccttcaagtcgatcctgacttatggcaaccctatgaacagggttttcatggtaagcggtattcagagggggtttaccattgcctccgaggctagtcctccccagctggctagggcctgctcagcttgccccagctgcacaagtcagccccctccttgtccacaactgccagttgggggacaactgggctccttggaactatgcagcttgcccacagctgcacaggtggcagggcacataacccctgagccactcactatgggggtgatctttagctggcccttgacccccaggagacacgagcggggatttgaacttacagactctgtactcccagccagactctcctccccactgtgctataccagctctagatccattgaaatgaatggatccaAGTCAGTTGtgtccattaattccagtggTTCTGCTCCGAATAGGACTAATGTCACGTACAACCCTTTGTTTTCTACAGAGGACTCTGCATTCTTTTTTGTACATGTGAATTGCATTGCCAGCTGGGTATAATTAATAGCCAAGGTAGTAATAAATATTACTAGATGCAAAGTTTATGCTGTGAACCAGGGTATATAAACTTGGACCCCACAAGATAAAGCCCTATTCAGTCTTCACCCCATTCAAATCATGTGAGGAGGCATGCTCACTGACCCTGCTCCCTCTGTTTTGTGTCCCCATTGCCTGTCCTCCACCTCTGTCACCATCCACATAATCGAGGACAAGGTCTGAAGCGAGGAGGCTCGTCTAGATGCATGGTTCTAAATTACTCGAGGAGCTTATAGGTCAGGGTGGAGAACCttattcagcccaagggccacagtcctTTCTGGGCAATCCTgcgggggccgcatgccagtggtaggcggaGCCAGTGGCAAAAGTAGGCAGGGCAACAAATgcagattttacctttgtacagtaagctttCTACACACACGCACGTGCCTCCCTCTGTCCTCCactcaagcaagcaagaggcattgtcaaagTTCAAGGACTCAACACAGCCAGGCAAAAACGTTAATCAGGGGACCTTACCAGGGTTCGTCACGCCAAATTCTGGCTTGCATCAACCCTCATGGAAGGTGCAAAGAAAAGGGTCAGTAAaggatgtggctggggagagggtCTTGCCTGGAAGAGATccaaggccagagagagaggcttggagggccacattcggcccccaggcctgaaggTCCTTACCCCCGCTATATGGCAGGTGTAGAGAGCAGGCTTCCTTCTTTAGATCTTCTCCTCAGTCATGTGGATGGTGGCCAGGCCAGGTAACGGAGCGGTCACAAGGAAGAGCGCAGGGTCCAGCGCGTGCATTTCTCGTCTACCCCACATGCAGTCAGTGAGATTTAATTGTTAAAATTTTTTTATGCAAGTCAACATACAGAAACTAAAATAAGCCACGCAAAAGAACAACATCGAATAGCGACTAGTGGAATAAAAGTGTTCCGGTTAGACCAGTTACCATAGTtactatggcgaccctatgaacagggttttcgttgtaagcgttattcagaggtggttgaccattgccttcctctgaggctgagaggcagtgactggcccaaggtcacccagtgagcttcatggctatgtggggattcgaaccctggtctcccaggtcatagtccaacactctaaccactacaccacactggctctctcaagcCCCCTTTAGATGtgtccatttaaaaataaaaaaaatcaaacttttttttaaaaaaatgattgacCACTGCTGTGGGTCGTTTTGATTCTGTAATGCCAAAAGATTGCTGTGCCCCCCCCATGTATCCTTTAAAACAAGCCACATCCCATTTTATATACAGGTGCTGGAGAATACCTGTGACTTCAGTGTGACCCTCAACCCAGAAAAAGTTAGCCACTCCTGCTTCAGCCTCACCTTCCAAAGCAAATCCAAAGGTGAATAAGTGCATTGGTGCACACCCTGTCCTAGTCCCACTTCCTTCTCTTGCCATGCCTGTCCGACCCTCACTTCTTACACACATTGTTTGAGTATAGAGTTTCTCTGGGCAGAGGCTTGTTCTGTCTTGTTTACGTTGCCTTGCAAAGCATCGCAGCCACTGATAGGTAACGAAGACAATGTTTTCTTTGCTGTGCAGCTCAGCTTGCGCTTGGCTGATCTGGCCCTTTTCAATCAGCTCTACACCCTCGCGCTGGAAATCCAGGACCTGAAGGAGCTGCACCAGGAGATGGAAACTTTCTCCAGGGAGGAGCTGCTTGCAGATGAGCACGGCCAGCTAGGAGGTATCAGTGCAGCTACAAACATCCACTCTGCTGCAGCTTTCGAACTGACCATCTGAAAATGGGGAGGCAGTGTCCATCTCCGATTCGTTATTACTCCCATGCAAATTATTGCTTGACACTCCAGGCGCTGAGCGATCAACGTGCATGTGTGAATGTGCCTTTAGTTCCAAGATTTGGAGTGTGATCCCCAAGCTCTTGATTTCTCTAACCCCATCCTCACAATCTAGAGAAAATGGAGTAGACCTAGTGTTTTGCAAAAAAACTCTCTTTAAGTGCTCTTAACCTCTGCTTGGAGAAGtcattttctgttgcttttggAAGTTGATGCTAGCTGACCTCCAAGGGGAAAGGTCTTTCACATTTCGTGCATGTTTACCTACCTTGTATTGTAGTGCCTTTAAGCTGTAGCCTGACACACAGGAATTAAGGAGACGTATTCTCCTGACACGGAGATAAAGCGAAGGTAAAAGTTTCACCATCAAAGCATCTACAAACCAGACTGCAGAGAAGCAaagccactaaaaaaaaaaaagtggcaacCCTATTTCCACCCCATCTTCCTTCTACTAGTAAATCCAGTTGTGTTCACAGAGCATCATAATTTCAACAATGGTGAAGAATCAACTATTTTAGAAAATCTATATTAGGAGACTAAGTGTAAAACATTTTTACAAAATACAGTCATTGTGGCAATAGAGCTAGTTCCTGGGTGATGCAAATAAGCTTTGTCACAGTCTCTAatgaaaagcaggcacaagtagtTTTTCTCCAAGAACAGGCACCAGCGGTTTGGGCCACTGAAGCATCTTCCCATCTGGCCACTTAGCTGTCTTGATTTATCTTTCTTGCTAATTTCAGCCACTCACCAATCTGGGAGGCAATTTGCTGTAGGAGGGATgatggcgggggggggagcagaaacagagaaaacaaaaCAGGGTTGGCCTCTGTAGTTAACAGAGAATGCTCCATATCCCCACAGAACCCACACTGCCAGACTCCTGCCTAAACCCCAATTTACAGGCCATTCTCCTAATTCAGAGCCAATACGTAGATGAAAAACAGTATTCAAATACTGTAAAATAAGTTAGGAcagggacagccagtgtggtgccctccagacagggctggcaccaggcatgactggacccttggccaccagcctgccctgggctggCAGCACCCTGTAGCCCAACACTGATTCAGGTggcgcagggctaataagcccacctacctcttgtgctATGTGAATGAAGTGGGTGtgtagtgcacatgcctgccaacaatgaagatggcaggcatgcgtgcacagcccgcacggcattcacactgatgggagtgataggtggggcgtgtgtgcaggcttattgaagcttgcactgtctgtattggggggggctgcctgggagctccctctccgcaatctgtggcagggttgggtttCAGGGCCTGACATTGcagcagatcacagaatgggagctccaccctaaggaggggcccttcaggggctcctctgggctgcaagggcccaaactggctgccctctggtgctagcactgcctccagatgttttggactacaactcccatcatccctagctattggccatgctggctggggttgatgggagctggagtccacaactacatctggagggcaccctgttGGCTGACCCCAATTCACTTCACAATATCTGAATACTGAATTTCAATAATCAGAGGTTTCCTCCCATAATCGCTTTGGTTTTAGACTGCTGTGAAGATgaacaaatatttgggtgtgtgGGTAACTTATTGAACTGTGCCCAGTCAATAGAATCCCCATCTTGTTCAGGGTCAGTCTTTCCCATTCTGGTGGCtgctttggactaaaactcccatcagcctagctaaacaatgctggggctgatgggagttgtagtccaaaacacctggatggcaccaggttgggaaaggctgcaataagCCTTTGAACAAcagatgctggggacaaacaCAGGGAAGACCATTCCTCAGATGTCCAACATTTGGGTGGTCATTGCTagaaagaagagccctgcaggatcaggccaagggtcCAAGCAGCCCAGAATCCTATGTTTTTaggcaggaatagggaaccttaggccctccaggtgttgctgcacttcaactcccatcagccctagcaagcgtgGTCCGTGGCCAgggttgatggcagttgtagttcagcagcacctggggcgggggggggcaaaggttccccacactcttGGTGCTGACCACTGTGAAGGCTCACAGACTACAAATTGGGTCTTTataggcagggctggccccaatgggagggcccctggagccacagaggtccctgaggggcctctcgatagggtgggggaggagtagcactcctttcCCACTATCTgcagcagagtagctgccgcggatcacagggagggagcttcttccacccgccTGTTTGCTGGCTCCATCTACCTGTTTCTCCTGTCTTTTGAGGTTGCACGGGCtgcgtgcacagaactgccattaaccaagatggcggccaaggtttccctaaggggctgaagcctccagcgccatcttggttgatggcaacaatGCATGCGTGTAGCAGCCTGCTCAgtggagccagcaaacaggcAGGCAGAAGAAACTCCCTTCCTGCGAGAGACATGTTCGCGCGCGTGTGAGTGCACACACCGGGACCCCAGCATGTCTGGCACCGGCTCTGTTTATAGGAGGGAAGGGAACTTCCCCAAAGGGTTCTGCAATCCAGTCAAATCCTTTCCGTGTTGCCTTCAGCCCCAAACCATCCAGGCTGGCGGAAACAGAACCCCCGAGAACAGTTCTGGATTCCAGCCTAATTCTTTCCCAAACTACCTCCGGCCCCAGAACGTTCAGGCTCAGCTCCCTGGCCCACTCTCACCTCTTTAGCGTGGACAAGGGGCAAAGGGTCTGTAGAGCTGGACGAAGACATGTCGGCACAGTGGGCAGTGCCGTTGATTAAAATGGCCAGTTCAGAGCTGGACTGGTTCTTGAGGACACTCAGGGCATGCCAAGGATCAATGTCCCCTGGGAAGAAAGAGGGCAGGGGTTAAAAAACCAGCAACAAGGAGAGAAAGTAAACTGATTAGCAAATCTGATCCAGTGGGAGAGGCAGATCTCAGAAGCAAAGCTCCAACGCCAAGGTGGGGAAGAAATGTCCCGATACTCTCCCTGGCAAATGTGTTTAGTGGTATAGACACCTGAGAAGAGAGCCCTCCTTGgcttagatcaggggttcccaaactgtggtctgtagaccacGAGTGGcccgcgagcttcattcaggtggtctggggcatgtctgtggatttcaAGATGGGAGACGCCAcacccattgcattaaatattcacattgattttcaaTTGCATTTTTATGCTTCCTTTCTTTCTTACACTTGAATTccatgggaggaagggggggggaaagaaatttaataaataataataatgtaagaaataaaagcgaTGAAAAATGCAACCATCCTCCAGCATCTGGCTCAGCgcattacaacaggcagaaaaaattatttggtggtccaccaagaccctcagcgatTTTCCAGTGGCCCattgggggaaaagtttgggcaCTTGGGCTGAATGTAGCTTTGTGGTCTGTAGACATTTCTCCAGTGTCCTGCCACAGTAGAGATGGAAGCAGTGTCTTCTCTTGGGCCTGGCTCCCAACCGGCACTGTCCCCTCACCAACAAGCAATCACAGCCAGGCACACCTGGGATAACAAGACAAGGCTCAGGGGAGGCTTGAGCTGggctccctcccctctttctgAATGGCACGCCACCTGGGACAGTCCGATGGGGCTTAACCCCTCCCTATCCAGCTACCGTTCACGAAGAGGACGCGGCTGGCTTTGGGGTGATCAGCCCCGTAGTAGTCGTTTGTGAAGGAAACGGCTTCCTGGACAGCATGAGAGGAGATGTTGAAGACCTCTTGGCAGACCTCGACCTGGAAAGTCAGGTTCATAAGGTGGGAAAAGGAGCAGGCGGGATTATCGCAGGTCTGGTCTAGAGCAGAAGAGGGAAAAAGTCACCTATTTCTGCAAACAGAAAAGCTAGCATGGGAGAGAAGGTTACACAGGGGCCAAACTAAATGCAACGTTATTCACGTCTGTAGCTCTGGTGCGTGTAGGCGTAAATGTGTGGAGGGCTGAGCCAGTTCAGGGCAGGGGTGTGAGGGATGGAGGGCCTTTAATCCTTTGCCCCTGGTGAGGTCCTGACCCAAATGAGAGCCTCCTGTGGTGGGCCCTAGTGGGAGACCCCTGCTGCAAACAGCTGGCATTCAGCCTCACCCAATCCAAATCAGTTAGATCAGAAGCTCCCTTCCTGCCATGCCACATCCCCGCTCTGGCTCccctccccccgtccctgcaaCAACCATCGCGGTTagagcagatggggccttaaACAGTAGAACAGGATTAACAGCGCATCACAGGGGGGAAAAACCAACCCAACAGCTCAGGGACCCTGGAAAGGcactcatttattttaaaagcccTTTCTTCAGTCCTGTTTCTGGGTCACACTCAAGGCAGAGAAGACTGAAAACTGGCTTTTATGTAGGGCAAGgacagccaacgtggtgccctccagacgttgctggactacagctcccaatgTCCCTGACTGTtgggccatgatggctggggctgatgggagctggagtccaacagcatctggagggcaccacagtggCTTCCTCTGATGTAGACGATCAGCATGCGCTGATGGTGTCGTATAAACCAGTGAAGGGGCATGCATGCAAAGAGAGGAGAGGAACAGGCAGAGCGTTACTCTCCCTTACAGTATCCAAACTCTGTACACGTCTGGAAGAACCACTGCCTCAGGCCCACGCCCGACGGAGAGATGGAGGCGTTGCGCAGCTCCTCCAGTGCCTTGGAGTGACAGTTCATTGTGCACGTCTCCTTCATGCCGTCCAAGAACACCTTTTGAAAAAGAAGAGGAGCCATGCTAAAGCTTCAACCCCACAACCTAAGCTGCTGTACTAACAGGCAGGTGGCCAAcagggtgccttccagatgctgttgggactccaactctcaccagccccagccagggacAATATGACAGGCACCCGCTATCTGCACTTCCCGGAAACAATGGAAGACAGTCTTCTTCCTGGCTTAAGGAACGGGTCTCTGCCACAATGGAAAAGTCATATTCCATTGTTTTTAACAGTTGGTTTTTTGTTTGCATTGCAAATTATGTTCATTGCAAATTATCGAaggatctccctgacgaggtgcgcctggcaccaacactgttatctttccgccaccaggtcaagactttcctcttctcccaggcgttttagcatgtttttaaattgtttttaaattttttaaattgtgttttgtgttttaaaatttgcatatttgtttttaatgtttttaattgctgtaaactgcccagagagctttggctatgggacagtatataaatgtaataaataaataaataataaatgaatgaattgcagagagagagagataaggaaGGCAATCAGTCCATAACAAGAAcaggagtctggcaacatctggaaggccacaactgGACTCTATGTTTGAAgcgctatgataccactttaaacagtcatggcttcccccaaagatggcTGGCAACTGTCATTTGTTTAAGGGGCTGAGAggaggtgttgttgttatgtgccttcaagtcgattacaacttatggcgaccctatgaatcagcggcctccaagagcatctgtcatgaaccaccctgctcatatcttgtaagttcaggtctgtggcttcttctaTGGAATCAAAGGGACTCCAatgcccctcacagacctacaattcccagagtggtttaccaaCCAACCCGTCTTCCCAAGGCACTCTAGAATTGCTGCTcagtgaggggtctcctaacaactctcagcacccttaacaaacaaacaaacccttaacaaacaacacttcccagaatacttgtggggaagccatggctgttaaaggagcataagagtgctttaaatgtatgttggggCCTTAAACAATGGAGTAGGATCAACAGGTCTCTGCCACGGATGTTTGTTTTGTACTGTGTTTGAAAATTCATATTCCATTGTTTTTAACAGTTGCTGAGGGGGCGGGGAACACACAACTCTGGAAAAGTATCCTACCCACTCTGACACAGACTTACATTGTTGGCGACGATAAGTCTCTGGTAGGCAGAGCCAGTCCGGTGGTTGGTCATGATGTCACAGAagttggccacagtgctccactTCAGGTACTCGTTGTTGTACTGCACAGCAGCCATAAAGATGTCAGCCAGGTTGCTCACAAGCTCTGCACAGTCGTCGACCCCCTCTAAATCCCAACAGGAGTGGAAGTCCTTTGCCAGCTCGGTTAGGTTTCCAGCCCTCACCAGGTTGTCCACGGCAGCGAAGGCCTCTGCCACTGCCTCAAG of Rhineura floridana isolate rRhiFlo1 chromosome 15, rRhiFlo1.hap2, whole genome shotgun sequence contains these proteins:
- the PRSS16 gene encoding thymus-specific serine protease, whose product is MGSSSRVSWGILFLQLLALAEAGRNFWLIRQHVLKQREERAMQEVYDHLQQLLQGPAPLMWNPPIADTIRQPLDHFNREDPRTYNQRFWINEQFWQRPSGPIFLFIGGESSLSSLDVLSGHHVELAEMYGALLVALEHRFYGASINPDGLQDHNLQFLSSQQALSDLATFNHFVTQKFSLTSNNTWICFGGSYPGSLSAWFRLKFPHLVFAAVASSAPVKAQLDFTGYLMVVAASLSNPVVGGSKECLEAVAEAFAAVDNLVRAGNLTELAKDFHSCWDLEGVDDCAELVSNLADIFMAAVQYNNEYLKWSTVANFCDIMTNHRTGSAYQRLIVANNVFLDGMKETCTMNCHSKALEELRNASISPSGVGLRQWFFQTCTEFGYYQTCDNPACSFSHLMNLTFQVEVCQEVFNISSHAVQEAVSFTNDYYGADHPKASRVLFVNGDIDPWHALSVLKNQSSSELAILINGTAHCADMSSSSSTDPLPLVHAKEQIASQIGEWLKLARKINQDS